One window of the Equus asinus isolate D_3611 breed Donkey chromosome 28, EquAss-T2T_v2, whole genome shotgun sequence genome contains the following:
- the LOC106823438 gene encoding ATP-dependent RNA helicase DDX19B isoform X2, which produces MGFNRPSKIQENALPLMLAEPPQNLIAQSQSGTGKTAAFVLAMLSQVEPANRYPQCLCLSPTYELALQTGKVIEQMGKFYPELKLAYAVRGNKLERGQKVSEHIVIGTPGTVLDWCSKLKFIDPKKIKVFVLDEADVMIATQGHQDQSIRIQRMLPRNCQMLLFSATFEDSVWKFAQKVVPDPNIIKLKREEETLDTIKQYYVLCNNRDEKFQALCNLYGAITIAQAMIFCHTRKTASWLAAELSKEGHQVALLSGEMMVEQRAAVIERFREGKEKVLVTTNVCARGIDVEQVSVVINFDLPVDKDGNPDNETYLHRIGRTGRFGKRGLAVNMVDSKHSMNILNRIQEHFNKKIERLDTDDLDEIEKIAN; this is translated from the exons ATGGGCTTCAACCGTCCATCCAAGATACAGGAGAACGCACTGCCTTTGATGCTTGCTGAGCC CCCACAGAACTTAATTGCCCAGTCTCAGTCTGGTACTGGCAAAACAGCTGCCTTTGTCTTGGCCATGCTCAGCCAAGTGGAACCTGCAAATAGATACCCCCAG TGTCTTTGCCTCTCCCCAACTTATGAGCTCGCCCTTCAAACGGGAAAAGTGATTGAGCAGATGGGCAAATTTTACCCTGAACTGAAGCTAGCTTATGCTGTTCGAGGCAATAAAT TGGAAAGAGGTCAAAAGGTCAGTGAGCACATTGTCATTGGCACCCCTGGGACCGTTCTGGACTGGTGCTCCAAGCTCAAGTTCATTGACCCCAAGAAGATCAAAGTGTTCGTTCTGGATGAGGCTGACGTGATGATAGCTACTCAGGGCCACCAAGATCAGAGCATCCGCATCCAGAG GATGCTGCCCAGAAACTGCCAGATGCTGCTTTTCTCTGCCACTTTTGAAGACTCTGTGTGGAAATTTGCCCAGAAAGTGGTCCCAGATCCTAACATTATCAAACTGAAGCGTGAGGAGGAGACGCtggacaccatcaagcagtattaCGTCCTTTGCAATAACAGAGATGAGAAATTCCAGGCCTTGTGTAACCTCTACGGGGCCATCACCATTGCTCAAGCCATGATCTTCTGCCAT ACCCGCAAAACAGCTAGTTGGCTGGCAGCAGAGCTCTCAAAAGAAGGCCACCAGGTGGCCCTGCTGAGTGGTGAAATGATGGTGGAGCAGAGGGCTGCAGTGATTGAGCGCTTCCGAGAGGGCAAAGAGAAGGTTCTGGTGACCACCAACGTGTGTGCCCGCG GTATTGATGTTGAACAGGTGTCTGTCGTCATCAACTTTGACCTTCCTGTGGACAAGGACGGGAACCCGGACAACGAGACCTACCTGCACCGGATTGGGCGCACTGGCCGCTTTGGCAAGAGGGGCCTGGCGGTGAACATGGTTGACAGCAAGCACAGCATGAACATCCTGAACAGGATCCAGGAGCATTTTA ataagaaaatagaaagactGGACACAGATGATTTGGATGAAATTGAGAAAATAGCCAACTGA
- the LOC106823438 gene encoding ATP-dependent RNA helicase DDX19B isoform X3, with translation MLSQVEPANRYPQCLCLSPTYELALQTGKVIEQMGKFYPELKLAYAVRGNKLERGQKVSEHIVIGTPGTVLDWCSKLKFIDPKKIKVFVLDEADVMIATQGHQDQSIRIQRMLPRNCQMLLFSATFEDSVWKFAQKVVPDPNIIKLKREEETLDTIKQYYVLCNNRDEKFQALCNLYGAITIAQAMIFCHTRKTASWLAAELSKEGHQVALLSGEMMVEQRAAVIERFREGKEKVLVTTNVCARGIDVEQVSVVINFDLPVDKDGNPDNETYLHRIGRTGRFGKRGLAVNMVDSKHSMNILNRIQEHFNKKIERLDTDDLDEIEKIAN, from the exons ATGCTCAGCCAAGTGGAACCTGCAAATAGATACCCCCAG TGTCTTTGCCTCTCCCCAACTTATGAGCTCGCCCTTCAAACGGGAAAAGTGATTGAGCAGATGGGCAAATTTTACCCTGAACTGAAGCTAGCTTATGCTGTTCGAGGCAATAAAT TGGAAAGAGGTCAAAAGGTCAGTGAGCACATTGTCATTGGCACCCCTGGGACCGTTCTGGACTGGTGCTCCAAGCTCAAGTTCATTGACCCCAAGAAGATCAAAGTGTTCGTTCTGGATGAGGCTGACGTGATGATAGCTACTCAGGGCCACCAAGATCAGAGCATCCGCATCCAGAG GATGCTGCCCAGAAACTGCCAGATGCTGCTTTTCTCTGCCACTTTTGAAGACTCTGTGTGGAAATTTGCCCAGAAAGTGGTCCCAGATCCTAACATTATCAAACTGAAGCGTGAGGAGGAGACGCtggacaccatcaagcagtattaCGTCCTTTGCAATAACAGAGATGAGAAATTCCAGGCCTTGTGTAACCTCTACGGGGCCATCACCATTGCTCAAGCCATGATCTTCTGCCAT ACCCGCAAAACAGCTAGTTGGCTGGCAGCAGAGCTCTCAAAAGAAGGCCACCAGGTGGCCCTGCTGAGTGGTGAAATGATGGTGGAGCAGAGGGCTGCAGTGATTGAGCGCTTCCGAGAGGGCAAAGAGAAGGTTCTGGTGACCACCAACGTGTGTGCCCGCG GTATTGATGTTGAACAGGTGTCTGTCGTCATCAACTTTGACCTTCCTGTGGACAAGGACGGGAACCCGGACAACGAGACCTACCTGCACCGGATTGGGCGCACTGGCCGCTTTGGCAAGAGGGGCCTGGCGGTGAACATGGTTGACAGCAAGCACAGCATGAACATCCTGAACAGGATCCAGGAGCATTTTA ataagaaaatagaaagactGGACACAGATGATTTGGATGAAATTGAGAAAATAGCCAACTGA